Proteins encoded within one genomic window of Spiribacter curvatus:
- a CDS encoding O-antigen ligase family protein, producing MNTASASNPPTPTPTPTPPRAPLTRSEQFITAAVFLFPALALTVPDGYSIGAVALLIAAVSHRIAARDTWAQQPPLPTAVKAVIAFMIVYALYWMGDAALRGEGLREFDRPSRFLLAAFCLSVFARARIQQGALWLGLAVGGIGAGGVALWQRMIEGIPRPSGFSQIIQFSNASVLIGLMCMAGLLWAMRLPTDHNRPNVQRTLLIVTLIGGAGGGLIGALLPSTRGAWLAFAPALLIGLWVTGSLGRGRRLMLITATMILLTTAATYLLSTASTDTPPPGNTADTTAAAAPEHPLAPAVRARSVELRLEMWKGAWQLIQARPMLGWGELGYVSKTDSLGAAGVIDPVAADFTHAHNEWLNVMAKKGIVGATILLGLYLSPLIVFSGVYRRGERDRREGLAGRIALPTAGLIFTLGLMATGMTQVNFNHNIGVMVYAFMTAVLVGAVSDANESRAS from the coding sequence TTGAACACCGCCAGCGCATCCAACCCGCCTACGCCCACGCCAACGCCAACGCCGCCGAGGGCGCCCCTCACCCGCAGCGAGCAGTTCATCACCGCCGCGGTATTCCTGTTCCCGGCGCTGGCGCTGACCGTCCCGGATGGCTACTCCATCGGCGCAGTGGCACTGCTCATCGCGGCGGTCAGCCACCGCATCGCCGCTCGCGACACCTGGGCGCAGCAGCCGCCCCTGCCGACCGCCGTGAAGGCGGTGATCGCGTTCATGATCGTCTACGCCCTCTACTGGATGGGGGACGCGGCGCTGCGGGGCGAAGGCCTGAGAGAGTTCGACCGACCCAGCCGCTTTCTGCTCGCGGCGTTCTGCCTGAGCGTCTTCGCCCGGGCGCGTATCCAGCAGGGCGCGCTGTGGCTGGGTCTGGCGGTGGGCGGCATCGGTGCCGGAGGGGTTGCGTTATGGCAGCGAATGATCGAGGGCATCCCGCGCCCATCGGGCTTTTCGCAGATCATTCAGTTCAGCAACGCTAGCGTTCTCATCGGTTTGATGTGCATGGCCGGCCTTCTCTGGGCGATGCGCCTGCCCACCGACCACAACCGTCCAAACGTCCAGAGGACGCTGCTCATCGTCACCCTTATAGGCGGGGCTGGCGGCGGTCTGATCGGGGCATTGCTGCCGAGCACCCGCGGCGCCTGGCTCGCTTTCGCCCCTGCACTGCTCATCGGGCTCTGGGTCACCGGGTCACTGGGGCGCGGGCGACGCCTCATGCTGATCACCGCGACGATGATCCTGCTCACCACCGCCGCCACCTATCTCCTGTCCACCGCCAGCACCGACACCCCGCCTCCCGGCAACACGGCGGACACCACAGCCGCCGCGGCACCCGAGCATCCCCTCGCTCCCGCGGTCCGCGCCCGCAGTGTCGAGCTTCGACTGGAGATGTGGAAAGGCGCCTGGCAGCTGATCCAGGCCCGGCCGATGCTGGGCTGGGGCGAGCTTGGCTACGTAAGCAAGACCGACTCCCTGGGAGCGGCGGGCGTGATCGACCCGGTCGCCGCCGACTTCACCCATGCCCATAACGAATGGCTGAACGTGATGGCGAAAAAGGGCATTGTGGGCGCCACGATCCTGCTTGGGCTCTACCTGTCGCCCCTCATTGTCTTCAGCGGTGTGTATCGGCGAGGTGAACGCGACCGCCGTGAGGGACTCGCCGGCCGAATCGCCCTGCCCACCGCCGGGCTCATCTTCACGCTCGGTCTGATGGCGACCGGCATGACGCAGGTGAACTTCAACCACAATATCGGCGTGATGGTCTATGCGTTTATGACGGCCGTGCTGGTCGGCGCTGTCAGCGATGCGAATGAATCCCGCGCGTCCTGA
- a CDS encoding polysaccharide biosynthesis protein: protein MGRPKKRATMLVGDALMMAFVVWAAFALRMGEGFSVKFYQFWYLHLLLPAISLPLFYISGMYNSVLRHMGPSDVWSVVRGVTLSTLAFILIVVLGDLVAVPRTTLTIYWLIGLLFIGGSRFLVRAWHQHYARSRGNQEPVAIYGAGAAGLQLVSSLMATGEHIPVAFIDDNRQLHGTLVRGVPVYPPSELDRLIRRLSIHSVLVALPSVSRQRRRSIIKALERYPVHVRTIPSMTDLVTGSARLRDVREVDIEDLLGRDPVDPDQQLLEGSITGRSVMVTGAGGSIGGELCRQIIQLRPRRLAIFERSELALYRIDRELRALAKTHGHDCEIIPLLGSVVHRRRMTECMRNHGIETVYHAAAYKHVPLVEANPLEGIRNNAFGTWHTAAAAEAAGVRSFVLISTDKAVRPTSIMGATKRIAELGVQALAAEASTTVYSMVRFGNVLDSSGSVIPLFREQIREGGPVTITHPDVTRYFMTIPEAASLVIQAGSLAKGGEVFVLDMGEPVRIHELARRMIQLSGFTVRDRENPHGDIPIEYIGLRPGEKLFEELLLGENCEHTDHPMIQRAREECLPVGRIVECLECLETACREQDVEAAERMLGECVVGFERQDARDSFASLTAPTSTAVINA from the coding sequence ATGGGCCGACCGAAAAAACGCGCCACCATGCTGGTCGGGGATGCCCTGATGATGGCATTCGTGGTCTGGGCGGCGTTTGCACTGCGCATGGGCGAGGGGTTCTCGGTCAAGTTCTACCAGTTCTGGTACCTGCACCTCCTCCTGCCGGCGATCAGCCTGCCGCTTTTCTACATCTCGGGGATGTACAACTCGGTCCTGCGGCACATGGGCCCCTCCGATGTCTGGTCAGTGGTGCGCGGGGTGACCCTCTCGACCCTGGCGTTCATCCTGATCGTGGTGCTCGGTGACCTCGTCGCCGTTCCGCGGACCACCCTCACGATCTACTGGCTGATTGGCCTGCTGTTCATCGGCGGCAGCCGTTTTCTGGTGCGGGCGTGGCATCAGCACTATGCGCGCTCGCGCGGCAATCAGGAGCCCGTGGCCATCTATGGCGCCGGCGCGGCCGGGCTGCAGTTGGTGAGCTCGCTGATGGCCACGGGTGAACATATCCCGGTCGCCTTCATCGATGACAACCGCCAGCTCCATGGCACGCTCGTGCGTGGCGTGCCCGTGTACCCGCCGAGCGAGCTGGATCGGCTGATCCGGCGCCTGAGCATCCACTCGGTGCTGGTGGCGTTACCGTCGGTGTCGCGCCAACGCCGCCGCTCCATCATCAAGGCACTCGAGCGCTATCCGGTGCATGTCCGCACGATTCCCAGCATGACCGATCTAGTGACCGGCTCCGCGCGGCTCCGGGATGTGCGCGAGGTGGATATCGAGGACCTGCTCGGTCGCGATCCGGTCGACCCGGATCAGCAGTTGCTCGAGGGATCGATCACCGGACGCTCGGTCATGGTGACCGGCGCGGGAGGCTCCATTGGGGGTGAGCTCTGCCGCCAGATCATCCAGCTTCGCCCCCGGCGCCTGGCGATCTTCGAGCGCTCGGAGCTGGCGCTCTATCGCATTGACCGCGAGCTCCGCGCCCTCGCCAAGACCCATGGCCATGACTGCGAGATCATCCCGCTGCTTGGATCGGTGGTGCATCGCCGGCGCATGACCGAGTGCATGCGCAACCACGGCATCGAAACCGTCTATCATGCCGCCGCCTACAAGCATGTCCCGCTGGTGGAGGCCAACCCGCTCGAGGGGATCCGCAACAACGCCTTCGGGACCTGGCATACGGCGGCTGCGGCCGAGGCGGCTGGCGTGCGGTCGTTTGTCCTGATCTCCACGGACAAGGCCGTCCGGCCGACGAGCATCATGGGCGCGACTAAACGCATCGCTGAGCTCGGTGTTCAGGCGCTGGCCGCAGAGGCCTCGACAACGGTCTATAGCATGGTGCGGTTCGGCAATGTCCTTGACTCTTCGGGCTCGGTCATCCCGCTGTTTCGTGAGCAGATCCGCGAGGGTGGGCCGGTCACCATTACCCATCCCGATGTCACACGCTATTTCATGACCATCCCCGAGGCGGCGAGCCTGGTCATTCAGGCCGGCTCGCTGGCGAAGGGTGGCGAGGTGTTCGTGCTGGATATGGGCGAACCGGTCCGTATCCATGAGCTGGCGCGGCGGATGATCCAGTTGAGCGGCTTCACGGTTCGGGACCGGGAGAACCCGCACGGTGATATCCCGATCGAGTATATCGGCCTGCGCCCGGGCGAGAAGCTCTTCGAGGAGCTCCTGCTCGGTGAAAACTGTGAGCACACCGATCACCCGATGATCCAGCGCGCGCGGGAGGAGTGTCTGCCCGTCGGACGCATCGTCGAGTGTCTGGAGTGCTTGGAGACGGCTTGTCGGGAGCAGGATGTGGAGGCGGCTGAGCGGATGCTCGGTGAGTGCGTGGTGGGTTTTGAGCGTCAGGACGCGCGGGATTCATTCGCATCGCTGACAGCGCCGACCAGCACGGCCGTCATAAACGCATAG
- a CDS encoding sugar transferase has translation MIQRGTIRALDLTLSMIGGLVLSPIFLGVLLVGFAETGSPLFRQVRVGRHQRPFTLVKFRTMRPDTPSVATHLADTSAVTRLGGFLRRTKLDELPQLWNVIKGDMSLVGPRPCLPEQRALIEARAAQGVFIHRPGITGLAQIHGIDMAEPERLAEWDARMLRSFSLPAYFRYIVRTVTGAGRGDRIHSRD, from the coding sequence ATGATCCAGCGGGGGACCATCCGCGCGTTGGATCTGACGTTGTCAATGATCGGCGGTCTGGTCCTGTCACCGATTTTCCTCGGTGTGCTCCTGGTTGGCTTCGCGGAAACCGGATCGCCGCTGTTCCGCCAGGTGCGGGTCGGTCGACATCAACGGCCCTTCACACTGGTGAAGTTCCGTACCATGCGCCCGGATACACCCTCGGTCGCTACCCATCTGGCCGATACCTCGGCCGTGACCCGGCTGGGTGGTTTCCTGCGCCGCACCAAACTCGATGAGCTGCCGCAGCTCTGGAACGTGATCAAGGGCGACATGAGCCTGGTCGGACCGCGACCCTGTCTGCCCGAGCAGCGCGCCCTGATCGAGGCGCGCGCGGCGCAGGGCGTATTCATCCATCGCCCCGGGATCACCGGGCTTGCCCAGATCCATGGCATCGATATGGCCGAACCTGAACGACTGGCCGAGTGGGACGCGCGCATGCTCCGCTCGTTCTCATTGCCGGCGTATTTCCGCTACATTGTGCGGACGGTGACCGGCGCGGGACGCGGGGACCGGATCCACTCAAGGGATTGA
- a CDS encoding NAD-dependent epimerase/dehydratase family protein, with the protein MTDVSTPILVTGASGFVGRALMPALATAGYALTTRLPRPAPDTDWTDWLMPGGAVIHLAAKAHEQAAGAGLDGLRPANVAATVNLACQSQAAGIRHFIFLSSIGVLGSASRTPLTEADPPAPASPYAQSKHEAETALCQLATGSDMLVTIIRSPLVYGPGAPGNIGRLLHWACSGRPLPLAAATTNRRHLLGRDNLVDFIEHALMHRQAAEGVFHVADDRAVSTRELLTVLAAGAGRSPRLFNVPPRLLWAGARLIRRRDLAERLLGSLTVDTARARERLGWVPPRPVEAGLREAVLRSSAQGESV; encoded by the coding sequence ATGACGGATGTGTCAACACCGATCCTGGTCACCGGGGCCAGCGGGTTCGTCGGCCGCGCGCTTATGCCCGCCCTTGCCACGGCGGGTTATGCGCTCACCACGCGCCTGCCCCGACCGGCACCCGACACCGACTGGACCGATTGGCTGATGCCCGGCGGTGCGGTGATCCACCTCGCCGCAAAGGCCCATGAGCAGGCGGCTGGGGCGGGGCTTGATGGGCTTCGTCCGGCGAATGTCGCGGCTACCGTCAATCTGGCCTGCCAGTCTCAGGCCGCCGGGATCCGGCATTTTATCTTTTTGAGCTCTATCGGCGTGCTTGGCTCGGCGAGCAGGACACCGCTCACCGAGGCCGATCCACCCGCGCCGGCGAGCCCTTACGCGCAGAGCAAGCATGAGGCGGAGACCGCGTTGTGCCAGCTCGCCACGGGCAGTGACATGCTCGTTACGATCATCAGGTCGCCCCTCGTTTACGGACCCGGTGCGCCGGGCAATATCGGCCGGCTCCTACATTGGGCCTGTTCTGGGCGGCCATTGCCGCTGGCCGCGGCGACGACCAACCGCCGTCACCTGCTTGGCCGTGACAACCTCGTTGATTTCATCGAGCATGCGCTCATGCACCGTCAAGCCGCCGAGGGGGTCTTCCATGTTGCTGATGATCGGGCTGTCTCGACCCGCGAGCTACTGACAGTGCTCGCCGCAGGCGCGGGTCGTTCGCCGAGGCTCTTCAATGTCCCGCCGAGGCTGCTGTGGGCGGGCGCCCGGCTGATTCGTCGTCGCGACCTCGCCGAGCGGTTGCTCGGATCACTGACTGTCGACACGGCACGAGCACGTGAGCGGCTCGGCTGGGTGCCGCCGCGCCCCGTCGAGGCGGGGCTGCGCGAGGCGGTCCTGCGGTCCAGCGCCCAAGGCGAGTCGGTATGA